A DNA window from Paenibacillus sp. HWE-109 contains the following coding sequences:
- a CDS encoding response regulator transcription factor has protein sequence MNRTALIVDDEIYAVMGIKSGLNWQELNISEVYEAYNIREAMKVFEQTNIDILICDIEMPKGTGIELLEWVNVHSPATETIFLTAHADFSFVQRAVQLDSFDYMLKPIEFSVLQATIAKALQSIAHDQELHQLREQYKPYYELWIKNKAVLSDTFWNQLFAKKMVCRPHEVSQFIADHHLPLTAQSRILPIVISVESWDRDLDTGDEELLEYALRNAASEVLLSGYQGEVIQTKQGVNVVLFFLEQEEQMDYTSINDKCLTYIASCKQYFSCSISCYIGEPSDLVGIRETYIKLLDMEYNNLQKSNKIYWQHEYQANQLMPKLPEFSAWTILIEQGKRGEMEREIARNLKEIREDPRYGANALHAFYHGFLQMIHYILHKNGLSAHELLQDHQDIFNGKLPRSLEQLQSWALQLIAVVCDYLHQNDSVIQRIQCYIADHLNEMITREQLADYVHLNPAYLSRLFKKEVGESITDYILIERMKLAQELIRNSTIPISDIAKSLGYSNFSYFSKMFKKLYHCTPQHYRKQVEVIG, from the coding sequence ATGAACAGAACAGCACTTATTGTAGATGATGAGATCTATGCAGTAATGGGCATTAAAAGTGGTCTGAATTGGCAAGAACTGAATATTTCTGAAGTGTATGAAGCTTATAACATTCGTGAGGCGATGAAAGTATTTGAGCAAACGAACATAGATATTCTGATCTGCGATATTGAAATGCCCAAGGGAACAGGGATTGAGCTGCTGGAATGGGTTAATGTTCATTCACCGGCAACAGAGACCATTTTCCTTACCGCACATGCTGATTTCAGTTTCGTTCAGCGAGCCGTTCAGCTCGATAGCTTCGATTATATGCTCAAGCCAATCGAGTTTAGTGTCTTGCAAGCAACCATTGCCAAAGCGTTGCAATCTATTGCGCATGACCAAGAACTCCACCAATTAAGGGAGCAATACAAGCCTTACTATGAGCTCTGGATAAAGAATAAAGCGGTGCTCAGCGATACTTTCTGGAATCAATTATTCGCCAAAAAAATGGTTTGCAGACCACATGAGGTGTCACAGTTTATTGCGGATCATCATTTGCCCCTCACCGCGCAGTCACGCATCTTGCCCATCGTGATTAGTGTCGAGTCCTGGGATCGCGACTTGGACACAGGCGACGAGGAACTGTTGGAATATGCGCTCCGCAATGCAGCTTCCGAGGTCCTGCTAAGCGGCTATCAAGGGGAAGTGATTCAGACCAAGCAAGGTGTAAATGTCGTGCTATTCTTTTTGGAACAAGAAGAGCAGATGGACTATACGAGCATTAATGACAAATGTTTAACTTACATAGCTTCATGCAAGCAGTATTTTAGCTGCAGCATTTCCTGCTATATAGGCGAGCCTTCAGATTTAGTTGGGATACGTGAAACCTATATCAAATTGCTCGACATGGAATATAATAATTTGCAGAAATCGAACAAGATTTACTGGCAGCACGAGTATCAAGCTAACCAACTGATGCCGAAGCTTCCTGAGTTCTCCGCCTGGACGATTCTTATTGAACAGGGGAAACGGGGGGAGATGGAGAGAGAGATTGCCCGCAATTTGAAAGAGATTCGTGAAGATCCGCGATATGGAGCCAATGCGCTGCATGCTTTCTATCATGGATTTCTTCAAATGATTCATTACATCTTGCATAAAAATGGCTTATCTGCCCATGAACTTCTCCAGGATCATCAGGATATTTTCAATGGCAAATTACCACGTTCGCTAGAACAGCTTCAGTCATGGGCGTTGCAATTAATCGCTGTGGTCTGCGACTATTTGCATCAAAATGACTCCGTTATTCAACGAATTCAATGCTACATCGCAGATCATCTCAACGAAATGATTACAAGGGAGCAACTGGCTGATTATGTCCATTTGAACCCAGCTTATTTATCTCGCTTGTTCAAAAAAGAGGTGGGTGAATCGATAACAGACTATATTTTGATTGAACGCATGAAGTTGGCGCAAGAGCTGATTCGAAATTCGACGATTCCAATCTCGGATATCGCCAAATCGCTTGGCTATAGTAATTTTTCCTATTTTTCGAAAATGTTTAAAAAGCTGTATCACTGTACACCCCAACATTACCGGAAACAAGTGGAGGTTATCGGCTAA
- a CDS encoding right-handed parallel beta-helix repeat-containing protein, whose product MTKKAVSIFLLVMFSFQIFMVNASSEEITNPRTYNLELARWHIYNDGTHPIETTTGINKALQWSHEQGYQVFKVPAGTYLISKGTSPNDSQAQINMVSQMTFLLNDAAVIQKESNGFENYRTFYVGYGVNNATIKGGTLKGDKDTHNYSKKDNSSSYGTHEFGSGISSEGAYQLTIDGVRTTHFTGDGISINGSIVGIEGTYGKSYLKGDIDPLGKFIPSTSKIRSKTAVDLTNPLFKGRAYFAYEQPQAVSSNLYDVYFYNKDGKYVSAVKQIRFGIDLVQIPTNASSFYPVFSSTDLANFFVKLFSNDVSRNVTIKNSESAFNRRQGISLVGVDGIEITNNKIHDIQGTAPQYGIDSEAGGFFPNKNITINNNHFHNNKGGDIVFADGDTATISNNLFESNINVYIYKAFPNTVVKNNTFHQGGLTMAGTGVADQNTFHNAEVNLLATSNTLTNSTFVNSNLNLNNTDPFGSKVDQITMTNTDTSVSTSLNVGNRPVRLSNVTIKGLTKLSAIGGKGTDQNIYDQVVVQDYNAYNGTTLPAGTYNKCKFTSTTNESIGLGINQAGKYIFNDCSFHSLGKIFTINEMYGEPDVIFNNADFKISNDVGYAAAIYIQGVKQLSILGSIFNATNLTATKTPLIKVGSIAGATKPSKVKGFTIKNSQIITNKPLHGIDTTDAGTGAPAYTIAYNTLQVAIMKLKTNDMKTSNKELAN is encoded by the coding sequence ATGACTAAAAAAGCGGTATCCATATTCCTGCTCGTTATGTTTTCTTTTCAAATTTTTATGGTTAATGCATCTTCAGAAGAAATTACGAACCCCAGAACGTACAACTTAGAGCTTGCCCGATGGCACATATATAACGACGGCACTCACCCAATCGAAACGACGACAGGGATCAATAAAGCGCTGCAATGGTCGCACGAACAAGGATATCAAGTTTTCAAAGTACCAGCGGGCACTTATTTAATCAGTAAAGGAACTAGTCCGAATGACTCGCAAGCTCAAATCAACATGGTTAGTCAGATGACTTTCTTACTGAATGATGCAGCGGTAATTCAAAAAGAATCGAATGGTTTTGAGAATTATAGAACTTTCTATGTGGGCTATGGCGTGAATAACGCAACAATCAAAGGCGGAACATTGAAAGGAGACAAAGATACTCATAATTATAGCAAAAAAGACAACTCCTCGAGTTATGGGACTCATGAATTTGGCAGTGGAATCTCCTCGGAAGGAGCATACCAATTAACCATAGACGGTGTTCGAACCACTCATTTTACTGGGGATGGCATATCGATCAACGGATCTATCGTTGGCATTGAAGGTACTTATGGGAAGAGCTACCTTAAAGGAGATATTGATCCGTTAGGCAAGTTTATTCCTTCTACATCGAAGATTAGAAGTAAAACAGCCGTGGATCTCACTAATCCATTATTTAAAGGGAGAGCGTATTTTGCTTACGAACAGCCTCAAGCTGTTTCAAGTAACCTATATGATGTCTATTTCTATAATAAAGATGGCAAATATGTTTCTGCCGTTAAACAAATCAGATTTGGCATTGATCTCGTTCAAATCCCAACTAATGCTAGCAGCTTTTACCCTGTTTTCAGTTCAACGGATTTGGCTAATTTTTTTGTGAAATTGTTCAGTAATGATGTTTCAAGAAATGTGACGATTAAAAACTCGGAATCCGCATTTAACAGAAGACAAGGCATCTCACTTGTAGGCGTAGATGGGATTGAAATCACGAACAATAAAATTCATGATATCCAAGGTACAGCGCCTCAATATGGCATTGATTCAGAGGCAGGAGGCTTTTTCCCTAACAAGAACATTACGATAAACAATAATCACTTTCACAATAATAAAGGTGGAGACATTGTATTCGCTGACGGAGACACGGCGACAATAAGCAATAATCTATTTGAGAGCAATATAAATGTGTATATTTACAAGGCATTTCCCAATACGGTCGTTAAAAACAACACTTTTCATCAAGGCGGACTGACAATGGCGGGTACAGGCGTTGCAGATCAAAACACTTTTCATAACGCCGAAGTTAATCTACTGGCAACAAGCAATACGTTAACTAATTCAACTTTTGTAAATAGTAATTTAAATTTGAATAATACAGATCCTTTTGGCTCCAAAGTAGATCAAATTACAATGACCAATACGGATACCTCCGTTTCTACTTCCTTAAATGTTGGCAACCGTCCAGTTCGACTCTCCAATGTCACCATAAAGGGGTTAACCAAACTCTCTGCGATAGGCGGTAAAGGAACGGATCAAAACATCTATGATCAAGTAGTTGTGCAAGATTATAATGCCTACAACGGGACGACACTGCCTGCTGGTACTTACAATAAATGCAAGTTCACATCGACAACCAATGAGTCTATTGGATTGGGTATTAATCAAGCTGGCAAATATATTTTCAATGACTGCTCTTTCCACTCTTTGGGTAAGATCTTCACGATTAATGAAATGTATGGGGAACCTGATGTCATTTTTAATAATGCTGACTTTAAGATTTCCAATGATGTTGGCTACGCGGCAGCCATTTATATTCAAGGGGTGAAGCAGCTATCCATTCTAGGCAGTATTTTTAATGCTACTAATCTCACGGCTACCAAAACACCGTTAATAAAAGTGGGTTCAATTGCAGGCGCAACAAAACCTTCCAAAGTGAAGGGTTTTACCATTAAGAATAGCCAAATAATAACGAATAAACCACTGCATGGGATAGATACAACTGACGCAG